The following coding sequences lie in one Listeria ivanovii subsp. londoniensis genomic window:
- a CDS encoding DUF1648 domain-containing protein, protein MEIIIYIFVSIAIISLQAITPFIIRKSECFGVNVGERANRKAELKQLKKQYVGQVVLWTSLVAIIGIALLQGFNTSEDVQAGIFISSMFGQLIVSFVIYYRFHQTTLQWKKEKIMSGEISTNSIIMVDTSFHRRKMVISYTWFMVPLLLFIITLAITVVFYPQAPMAFPTHFDMQGNITSTMAKSPRAALLFPMLQLVMIGVFMFINFVIARSKQQVENENPSDSLKRNMLFRQISSKVMLIMCTILMIDFLVMQVVILLALPGELIMITMIISVVLIMLGVVLLAVKVGQGGSRLKFASGPDGVSKPIRDDDAFWKAGIFYFNRNDPALFVEKRFGIGWTINAARPVAWLSFLFIIIVIVLISLWF, encoded by the coding sequence ATGGAAATTATCATCTATATTTTTGTTAGTATTGCGATCATTTCATTGCAAGCAATTACGCCATTTATTATTCGGAAATCAGAATGTTTTGGTGTAAATGTTGGAGAACGTGCTAATCGAAAAGCAGAATTAAAACAATTGAAAAAACAATATGTTGGGCAAGTTGTTTTATGGACAAGTTTAGTTGCTATTATCGGCATTGCTTTATTACAAGGATTTAACACAAGTGAAGATGTCCAAGCAGGAATTTTTATTTCATCGATGTTTGGACAACTAATTGTCTCTTTTGTTATTTATTACCGTTTCCACCAGACGACGCTACAATGGAAAAAAGAAAAAATCATGTCTGGGGAAATCTCAACAAATTCCATTATTATGGTAGATACTAGTTTTCATCGGAGGAAAATGGTTATTTCTTATACTTGGTTTATGGTGCCACTACTTCTTTTTATAATTACGCTCGCTATTACAGTAGTATTTTATCCACAAGCACCTATGGCGTTTCCAACGCATTTTGATATGCAAGGAAATATTACGAGCACCATGGCAAAATCGCCAAGAGCAGCTTTACTTTTTCCAATGTTACAGCTGGTGATGATTGGGGTGTTTATGTTTATCAATTTTGTCATTGCGAGAAGTAAGCAACAAGTGGAAAATGAAAACCCATCAGATTCTTTAAAACGGAATATGCTATTTAGACAGATATCTAGTAAAGTAATGTTGATTATGTGTACTATTTTGATGATTGATTTCTTAGTAATGCAAGTTGTTATTTTGCTGGCCTTACCAGGTGAACTTATCATGATTACGATGATTATTTCGGTAGTACTGATTATGTTAGGCGTAGTTCTACTTGCAGTCAAGGTTGGTCAAGGTGGCAGTAGATTAAAATTCGCGAGTGGGCCTGATGGAGTGAGTAAACCAATTCGTGATGATGATGCTTTTTGGAAAGCGGGGATATTTTATTTCAATCGCAATGATCCAGCTTTATTTGTTGAAAAACGTTTTGGAATTGGCTGGACGATAAATGCAGCACGACCAGTTGCTTGGTTATCTTTTCTATTTATAATTATTGTTATTGTCCTAATCAGCTTGTGGTTTTAA
- a CDS encoding GntR family transcriptional regulator → MLLTIDLQSDEPIYTQICNQIIEGMAKRELLPGDKLPSVRSLGADIGINFHTVNKAYQILKQEGFIQIHRQKGVVIHPDGVKKADELFFAKLQNKLKPLIAESVVRSVTEEKWMEVSKVIFDEMNGRSVK, encoded by the coding sequence TGAACCGATTTATACACAAATATGCAATCAAATAATTGAAGGAATGGCAAAACGAGAACTTTTGCCTGGCGATAAACTTCCATCAGTAAGAAGTCTTGGAGCAGATATTGGTATTAATTTTCATACAGTCAATAAAGCCTATCAAATTCTAAAACAAGAAGGATTTATTCAAATTCATCGCCAAAAAGGTGTGGTCATTCATCCTGATGGTGTAAAAAAAGCAGATGAACTTTTTTTTGCCAAACTACAAAATAAATTAAAGCCACTAATAGCTGAATCAGTAGTTAGAAGTGTTACAGAAGAAAAATGGATGGAAGTAAGCAAAGTTATTTTTGATGAAATGAACGGACGGAGCGTGAAATAG